The proteins below are encoded in one region of Pan paniscus chromosome 4, NHGRI_mPanPan1-v2.0_pri, whole genome shotgun sequence:
- the RPS14 gene encoding small ribosomal subunit protein uS11 isoform X2, whose product MAPRKGKEKKEEQVISLGPQVAEGENVFGVCHIFASFNDTFVHVTDLSGKETICRVTGGMKVKADRDESSPYAAMLAAQDVAQRCKELGITALHIKLRATGGNRTKTPGPGAQSALRALARSGMKIGRIEDVTPIPSDSTRRKGGRRGRRL is encoded by the exons ATGGCACCTCgaaaggggaaggaaaagaaggaagaacagGTCATCAGCCTCGGACCTCAGGTGGCTGAAGGagagaatgtatttggtgtcTGCCATatctttgcatccttcaatgACACTTTTGTCCATGTCACTGATCTTTCTGGCAA AGAAACCATCTGCCGTGTGACTGGTGGGATGAAGGTAAAGGCAGACCGAGATGAATCCTCACCATATGCTGCTATGTTGGCTGCCCAGGATGTGGCCCAGAGGTGCAAGGAGCTGGGTATCACCGCCCTACACATCAAACTCCGGGCCACAGGAGGAAATAG GACCAAGACCCCTGGACCTGGGGCCCAGTCGGCCCTCAGAGCCCTTGCCCGCTCGGGTATGAAGATCGGGCGGATTG AGGATGTCACCCCCATCCCCTCTGACAGCACTCGCAGGAAGGGGGGTCGCCGTGGTCGCCGTCTGTGA
- the RPS14 gene encoding small ribosomal subunit protein uS11 isoform X1, which produces MPASSGTRPRPGTSEVYFRDTEVTPVAPPSPTLSFRCGVWRRRAEMAPRKGKEKKEEQVISLGPQVAEGENVFGVCHIFASFNDTFVHVTDLSGKETICRVTGGMKVKADRDESSPYAAMLAAQDVAQRCKELGITALHIKLRATGGNRTKTPGPGAQSALRALARSGMKIGRIEDVTPIPSDSTRRKGGRRGRRL; this is translated from the exons ATGCCGGCGTCTTCCGGGACCCGACCTCGCCCCGGGACCTCAGAGGTATACTTCCGGGACACGGAAGTGACCCCCGTCGCTCCgccctctcccactctctctttcCGGTGTGGAGTCTGGAGACGACGTGCAG AAATGGCACCTCgaaaggggaaggaaaagaaggaagaacagGTCATCAGCCTCGGACCTCAGGTGGCTGAAGGagagaatgtatttggtgtcTGCCATatctttgcatccttcaatgACACTTTTGTCCATGTCACTGATCTTTCTGGCAA AGAAACCATCTGCCGTGTGACTGGTGGGATGAAGGTAAAGGCAGACCGAGATGAATCCTCACCATATGCTGCTATGTTGGCTGCCCAGGATGTGGCCCAGAGGTGCAAGGAGCTGGGTATCACCGCCCTACACATCAAACTCCGGGCCACAGGAGGAAATAG GACCAAGACCCCTGGACCTGGGGCCCAGTCGGCCCTCAGAGCCCTTGCCCGCTCGGGTATGAAGATCGGGCGGATTG AGGATGTCACCCCCATCCCCTCTGACAGCACTCGCAGGAAGGGGGGTCGCCGTGGTCGCCGTCTGTGA